One genomic window of Meles meles chromosome 3, mMelMel3.1 paternal haplotype, whole genome shotgun sequence includes the following:
- the MRPS30 gene encoding 39S ribosomal protein S30, mitochondrial produces the protein MAAARCWRLALRGPGLSLHTAAEAAVTGPEVTGPGVTAAPVARYPPIVASLTAKSKAARQRRVERWQATVHAAESVDEKLRILTKMQFMKYVVYPQTFALNADRWYQDFTKTAFLSGLPPPLDKLAEPAPALDVAALRAAACDCLLQEHFYLRRKGRPPLYQEREALASPYLDQLVATLMGLLGAHNPALASATLDCKRPVHFYWLRGEEIISRGHRKGRVDALRYQINDKPHNQIRISKQLPEFVPLDYSIPVEIPVITCKPDKLPLFKRQYENTIFIGSKTADPLCYGHTQFHLLPDKLKRERLLKRNCADQIEVVFRANAIASLFAWTGAQAMYQGFWSEADVTRPFVSQGVITDGKYFSFFCYQLNTLALTAQADQNNPRKNICWGTLSTPLYETIEDNDVKGFNDDVLLQIVRFLLNRPKEDKRQLLEN, from the exons ATGGCGGCGGCCAGGTGTTGGAGGCTAGCGCTCCGCGGGCCGGGGCTGTCATTGCACACTGCAGCCGAAGCCGCCGTCACGGGTCCAGAAGTGACCGGCCCCGGTGTCACGGCGGCCCCCGTCGCGCGCTACCCGCCGATTGTGGCCTCCCTGACGGCCAAGAGCAAGGCGGCACGGCAGCGGCGAGTGGAGCGGTGGCAGGCAACGGTGCACGCGGCTGAGTCGGTGGACGAGAAGCTGCGAATCCTCACCAAGATGCAGTTCATGAAATACGTGGTTTATCCGCAGACTTTCGCCCTAAACGCTGACCGCTGGTATCAGGACTTCACCAAGACCGCGTTCCTGTCGGGCCTGCCGCCGCCGCTAGACAAGCTCGCCGAGCCCGCGCCCGCCCTAGACGTAGCGGCCCTGCGTGCCGCCGCGTGTGACTGTCTCCTGCAGGAGCACTTCTACCTGCGGCGCAAGGGGCGCCCTCCCCTCTATCAGGAACGCGAGGCTCTCGCCTCGCCGTACCTGGATCAGCTGGTGGCCACCCTCATGGGCCTGCTCGGTGCACACAACCCTGCCCTGGCCAGCGCCACCCTCG ATTGTAAACGCCCGGTTCACTTTTACTGGTTGCGAGGTGAAGAAATTATTTCTAGGGGTCATCGGAAAGGTCGAGTTGATGCTTTGCGATACCAAATAAATGATAAACCACACAACCAGATTCGAATATCCAAACAACTCCCAGAG tTTGTGCCGCTGGATTATTCTATACCTGTTGAAATCCCTGTTATAACTTGTAAGCCAGACAAACTTCCATTATTCAAACGACAGTATGAAAATACCATATTTATTG GCTCAAAGACAGCAGATCCACTCTGTTACGGTCACACACAGTTTCATCTGTTACCTGACAAACTGAAAAGGGAAAGGCTTTTGAAACGGAACTGCGCCGATCAGATAGAAGTTGTTTTTAGAGCTAACGCTATTGCAAGCCTCTTTGCTTGGACTGGAGCACAAGCTATGTATCAAG GATTTTGGAGTGAAGCAGATGTTACTCGGCCGTTTGTCTCTCAGGGCGTGATCACAGATggaaaatacttttcctttttctgctacCAGTTAAATACTTTGGCACTGACTGCACAAGCTGATCAAAATAACCCTCGTAAAAATATATGTTGGGGGACACTAAGTACGCCTCTTTATGAAACAATTGAAGATAATGATGTGAAAGGTTTTAATGATGATGTTCTACTCCAGATAGTTCGCTTTCTACTGAACAGaccaaaagaagacaaaagacaGCTGTTGGAAAACTAA